The proteins below come from a single Pseudomonadota bacterium genomic window:
- a CDS encoding ParB/RepB/Spo0J family partition protein gives HVVIKEATDKEALLMGLIENLHREDLNPIDEAVNYQRLIDEHGLTQNEVAARLGRDRSTIGNSLRLLGLPPEVRAMVLDRALTEGHARALLQAGSAQAMCALARRIVAGGLSVREAERRARAAQGAGKAKGGAAAKAGQSAQVRNLGERLQRALGARVVIADRKGKGRLEIHYTSYAELDAILDKILR, from the coding sequence GCACGTCGTCATCAAGGAGGCCACCGACAAGGAGGCGCTCCTGATGGGGTTGATCGAGAACCTGCACCGCGAGGATCTCAACCCGATCGACGAGGCGGTGAACTACCAGCGCCTCATCGACGAGCACGGCCTCACGCAGAACGAGGTCGCGGCGCGCCTCGGCCGGGACCGCTCGACGATCGGCAACAGCCTGCGCCTCCTGGGCCTGCCGCCCGAGGTGCGCGCGATGGTGCTCGACCGCGCCCTGACCGAGGGACACGCGCGCGCCCTGCTCCAGGCTGGCTCGGCGCAGGCGATGTGCGCCCTCGCGCGGAGGATCGTGGCGGGCGGGCTGTCGGTGCGCGAGGCGGAAAGGCGGGCCCGCGCGGCGCAGGGCGCGGGCAAGGCCAAGGGCGGCGCGGCGGCGAAGGCCGGCCAGAGCGCCCAGGTGCGCAACCTCGGGGAGCGGCTGCAGCGCGCGCTCGGCGCCCGGGTCGTCATCGCGGATCGGAAGGGCAAGGGACGGCTGGAGATCCACTACACGAGCTACGCCGAGCTCGACGCGATCCTCGACAAGATCCTGCGGTAG